The DNA sequence CTTACATgagaaaatttaactaaaatacGTGCAATACGTGAGCTGAAAGTAGAGCTGAAAGTTTATACCTATTTTGTAGTATTAAGTATCTTAGCATGAAAATTATCCTGCTTTCTTTCAGAAGCACAATCTGATCCCGTGCTTGAGAGTCAATCTATAAGTGGCAAAAGGGCTCAAATGCCCATAGGTTGAGATGTTCAGTCCTTTAGgtaatcataatttgatttttttttcctgtgtgTATTTCATGTTGCTTTCCTTATTACAATATATGACACAACTTTTTAAATACATCCCTTTTGGGTTTGTCTTTCAGAGTTTTTGTAGTAATCTGGAATGTAGGGGGAAACCTCCCCATGGTGGCCTTAATCTGGACAATTTTCTTTAGGTTAATAATCCTTCAGACATATATTTCTTGGGGTATggcttctcttcttatttttcgTCTTCTCTTCTGATATTCTTCAGGTTAATAATCCACCTTTTCCTAAattccttttgaattttgattttttcttagcTGATTTTGATAAGATTACACAAGGTAGTTTTTAGGCTGTTTACTATGCCGAGCTTACAAACGAGGTTTGtttcttttactattttttttattttacttactgagtttttttattCTCGTCTGTTTCTGGGTTTCGATGGGTACATTTGTTTTCCACCTACTCTTGATATATAATTGTGCATACCTACTCTGAGTGTCAAGAGCAAAATATTTATCTAAGATATACTGCATGTATATCAACGATGGAAACTTGGAGCAGTGACTTCATGGAGGTATTCGTCACCATATATATCTCACTTTGCCTTTGATGCCAAGGTGTTGTTCTTATTTAACAAGATATACTTTTTGCAATCTTGCTTATTTACACAACACCATTGAACCAAAGTTGATACATCGAGACATTAAGCGGAAGCTTCTTCTTGGCCACTAAGCACTTTGTAAAGTAATATACCATTTAGGGATGAGAGAGCAGTTACTGACATTGGTTAGCCAAATCAAGTCTGACTGATAAGAAAATTGAATTCAAGAGGGGAGTTGCCTCCAGGTGAGGTACTGCTAATGTTGCTGGATGCAACTGTTGGACAACAAAACAGGAAGCTGAGTGTCCAGAGGGATACATATTGGATCATAGAACAATTTGTGGTGATGGAAATCAAAGGCTTGGAGGAATCAGATGATATGGAAGAACTTAGTAGAGCAGTTCAATTGGGAACAATTTTCGTCTCTTCACAAAAATACTATTCTGATTGATGTAATATATGGTATTTTATCAGTTTGATCAATAATAAAGTCATTTTCAATTATATCTTTTATTATTGTAAATTATTACAACAAcaaatcccgcagcaaagcgcgggtaccATTTCTAGTGGATTACTGTTTAGCAtatggaaagggttgtcataATCATATTTGGAATGCTTGATCATGCATATTGAAGGAATTCTGCATATATGGTTGAATGCCTTACTGTGATCGTGTGATGTAAAGTGTGAAATTGAGAATTATATGATTACTGTGATGGTATGATATGATGATTTTGATTGAGTATTGTTAGAAATATGTCTCCCAACATAAAAACTGCAGTATTGTTATTTTCATGGCATAAATTAATAAGTTCATACAGAAACTGAGCATATGGTTATTAATTCTAGTTTTGGTATTCTTGAAAGATTGTATTGGTCATTTTGCACAAAGCAAGTTTTCACTATCACTCTTCAAGgattttaagttttaacaaAACTGGAACTTGTGTTTCTGCATTTAAAATTGCACTTATATtttgtcttccaaagaagtagTTCACTGTGTAATTTTGAATACAGAACAGTATTATATGTAAATACAATCATCTATTGAGATACCCTGAAGCTTTTCTTGTCTAAAGACATAGACTGATTCATGGAATGATAGGTTTTTGTTAAATGCAGTATGATAATTAAGAACTTTAGAATATTGAGTTTTATGCCACAAAGGTGTTACTTAATGTTATTTCAGCTATGGGGTTTTATGGAAAACAAATCATGTATCTGCATAAATTTAAAGCTCATGACTGCTTTTGAATTTTATGTCTTTTGCTTTATTTTGGTTCTGCTattcaaatacatgattttgtttTAAAGATTAACACACAGATAAAAGTTTTACTGCataaaaaagggaaaatgatcatttactcgattttaggctaaaaattgcccacttgctccaccaactgttttttaaccccatttacccaaaacactctaagagattttttccctttacccaattaattcttttttctttttttttttgagacttttttgccctctccttctttctcacttagagagagaagtcaccttccaccttactgtgctccggtgaccagtggccggcgcggtctccggcgaccggaaTCAGGCGAccgatgactggaatccggaatccggctattattacCCCCCAGTTATCATagtactgccccccagtaatcatattattgcccccagtaatcatattattgcctcccaaaaatcatattattgtcatccagtgaattgtatgaactcccaaaaccaaaatgaatacactacaggaacaattgatcaattcataatcaaattactgcctcccagtaatcatattattgccccccaatacaaagtccaatgtttctactgtctcccaatagaccaccaaaaatgcagctttttgtaggattcacaaataatttgactttaatacacagaaaacaacaggtaacttatcaaaacaccacactatagtgatccctgtccctcatatcaaagtctactgggggccaataatgtgtctactgccccccagtagaccatcaaacaaaccccacagttacattgcaattccTTCCTCATTCCCGGGGTTCAcaatgtacaaaaaaaaaaaaaaaaaaccaactgtTTCCTTACAACCCACCTAGAGGCTTGCAATTGCATTTCTTTACAACCCGCCTAGGATTTTTCAGGCATTCTGGAAGGTTTGAACTACTCACACGTACTGATCTGTTGCCAATTTTTTAATCTGTTATTAGAAAGACATGCAGGCCAATACAGACGCACGTACGCCACACTCGTCGTCGTCGTTTCATCCAACACCTCTCCTGCACAATCCCAACTCATCCGATCGGCCAAGACCCAGAAGCTCAATGACATAGTTGAGCTCCCAGCACCCTCCGGCCACGACTCCAACGCCACCGGTTCAGTGTTCACGCACCTCTCGGCCATCATGTTCGATGCCCGATCATCTCTCCGGTCTGCAATCTCGGCCATGGAGCTTAAACCCACCGCCATGATCGTCGATTCTAGATAAACAGATAGATGGAGAGTATTTGGATCGCAAAGAGCTGCTGGAGATCGAGTTGGAGGAGGGGGTGAGCGAGAGAGATCCcggtgagagagagagtatgagagagagagataaatttaatttattaattaaaatgagggtaatatTGTCAatggatgttagattgggtaaatgaggttaaaaaactcttagtggagtaagtgggcaatttttagcctaaaatcgggtaagtggtcacggcccctaaatcttattttctttatttttctgtgtTTTTAGGTCTAAATGTGGTCACTAAAGGCCAAATTCAGTTGCTTAATGGATGAAATTATAAGAAGTGGAAAAACCAAGTTGAATTTTATCTGTCTATGCATCAAAATATGGATCTTTGCTTGATTGAGGAACAACCATTAGAGCTAGACACTGAGAGCACAGAAGAAGATAGGAAATATTATAAGGAGTGGTATAGCTGCAACAGGAAAGCTAAAAATGTGATAAGAACCTCCATGTCTGACACTGTTAGGGGTTCAATCATAGAGCCAGAGCTTGCCATGGATTTCCTAGAGGCCATAGGAGATAAATACCAAGAGAGTGACAAAGCAGAAGCTGCTAGACTATCTAAGAGGTTTAATGAGTTGGAGTTTTCAGGAAAAGGAAGTGTGAGGGAACACATTATGGAGCTTATTGATCTCAACTCGAGATTGAGGGATTTAGACATGGGAGTTAAAGACTCTCAGGTTGTGCATGTGGCACTTCAGTCATTGCCTAACACCTACAGTAACTTGAGAACCTCATACCATGCCTAAGAGTCTAACTGGGACCTGAACAAGTTAATTTCTATATGTGCAGTAGAGGAAGAGAGGATCAGAAAAGAAGACAGACCAGCTACTGCAATAAACCTAGTTGAGAAGCCTaaatggaagaaaaagaa is a window from the Rosa chinensis cultivar Old Blush chromosome 2, RchiOBHm-V2, whole genome shotgun sequence genome containing:
- the LOC112184989 gene encoding uncharacterized protein LOC112184989, which translates into the protein MDLCLIEEQPLELDTESTEEDRKYYKEWYSCNRKAKNVIRTSMSDTVRGSIIEPELAMDFLEAIGDKYQESDKAEAARLSKRFNELEFSGKGSVREHIMELIDLNSRLRDLDMGVKDSQVVHVALQSLPNTYSNLRTSYHA